From the Nitrospinota bacterium genome, one window contains:
- a CDS encoding DUF2065 domain-containing protein produces MLLFIYPGFLPVQPMSIFLAALGLMMVFEGIPYFCFPAQVKAFARKIPEIPDTTLRIVGLFLMLLGLAVAYFGRFITDNA; encoded by the coding sequence TTGCTTTTATTCATTTACCCAGGGTTTCTCCCTGTTCAACCGATGAGTATTTTCTTAGCTGCCCTGGGATTGATGATGGTGTTTGAAGGCATTCCTTATTTCTGTTTTCCAGCTCAGGTAAAGGCCTTCGCGCGCAAAATCCCGGAGATTCCCGATACCACCTTACGGATCGTGGGCTTATTTCTCATGCTGCTAGGATTAGCAGTCGCTTATTTTGGGAGGTTCATTACTGATAATGCATAA
- a CDS encoding TRAP transporter TatT component family protein, giving the protein MRHISCFILFLTLIFGGCSGEQMAVRAALPLVEGQYASIQEEADPDLAEKAIPANLKMLEGFLKGDEKNLTLLHALSEGFCGYAFSFVEETQPDRASALYLRGRDYALRALEVETGIKRIDKLGLERFKKSLRKMTVKNVPSLFWTGQCWGGWLMLSLDIPNAFADVSKVELLMNLVLELDETYHYAGPHLFLGAFYGSRSKLLGGDPEKARKHFIKSLTLTSSRFLMSRVLYAKTYAVQVQDRNLFEDQLKAVIKTPSDILPEQRLANEVAKIKARRLLKLLGELF; this is encoded by the coding sequence ATGAGACATATATCCTGTTTTATTTTATTTTTGACCCTGATTTTTGGAGGCTGTTCTGGCGAGCAGATGGCGGTTCGAGCGGCCCTTCCTTTAGTCGAAGGCCAATATGCCTCTATTCAGGAAGAAGCGGACCCCGACCTGGCTGAGAAAGCCATTCCCGCCAATTTGAAAATGCTGGAAGGGTTTTTGAAGGGGGATGAGAAAAATTTGACCCTTTTGCATGCCTTGTCCGAAGGGTTTTGCGGTTATGCCTTTAGTTTTGTTGAAGAGACGCAACCGGACCGGGCGTCTGCCCTGTATCTCAGGGGCAGGGATTACGCTTTGCGCGCTCTGGAGGTGGAGACAGGAATCAAACGAATTGATAAATTGGGCCTGGAGCGATTCAAGAAATCGTTAAGGAAGATGACCGTGAAAAACGTTCCCTCTCTTTTTTGGACGGGCCAATGTTGGGGCGGGTGGCTGATGCTCAGTCTTGATATCCCAAATGCATTCGCGGATGTGTCCAAGGTGGAATTGCTGATGAATCTGGTGTTGGAGTTGGATGAAACCTATCATTATGCGGGGCCGCACCTGTTTCTGGGCGCCTTCTACGGCAGCCGGAGCAAATTATTGGGAGGTGATCCCGAAAAAGCGCGTAAACATTTTATTAAGAGTCTAACTCTGACCAGCAGCCGGTTCCTTATGTCCCGCGTTTTATATGCAAAAACCTATGCCGTTCAGGTCCAGGACAGAAATTTGTTTGAGGATCAATTAAAAGCGGTGATTAAAACCCCGTCGGATATTCTTCCCGAACAGCGATTGGCTAACGAAGTCGCAAAAATAAAAGCCAGACGGCTTTTGAAATTGTTGGGTGAGCTGTTTTGA
- a CDS encoding glycosyltransferase family 39 protein gives MKEKTIFNVLKPDSHAKVLLYIFLVALAFRLWGVTNPLLDFHSWRQTLTATIAQNFYLEEMNLLQPATNWVHEYYEFEFQVYPYLVALLYKIFGFHDILGRVVSIAFSLGTVGMLYLLGKRYYDPATGLVAAAIFSILPMSVFYTRAFMPESAMLFFSVAMLYSFTRWLDTGTWRDFFLASLFTTLTFLIKLPTLYMGGPLLFLAWLKFGKTIFAQYKLYLFVLLILAPPLLWYSHMADLHAQAHQGESIWLGNDKLANQGILFDYKFYKLIFWTRLVEKMFAFTAFPFLVLGMLSKTERKEQYLFHVWFFSVCAYFLIVAVGNQVHEYYQLPIIPVGSVFVGIFLAKFFKAHPNPGAWKRDIKVGLVLLMIVFIPIHSIYKLNKRLNFNRDYMTIGEVIKENSGENDRILLQDVGANRPQTFYYSDRKGWTLGYRQNLSPKDIDQYIANGAAYYAMAKIDLETVNKELFDYLSTAHQLVTRDSQLTLFKLNRPTSSYQSP, from the coding sequence ATGAAAGAAAAAACCATTTTCAATGTTTTAAAACCCGATTCACACGCAAAAGTTCTGCTATACATTTTCCTGGTCGCGCTGGCCTTCAGGCTTTGGGGCGTGACCAATCCTCTGCTCGATTTTCACAGCTGGCGCCAAACGCTGACAGCCACCATCGCCCAGAACTTTTATTTAGAGGAGATGAATCTCCTCCAACCCGCAACCAATTGGGTCCACGAATACTACGAATTTGAATTTCAAGTTTACCCCTACCTCGTGGCCTTGCTGTACAAAATATTTGGTTTTCACGACATCCTGGGCCGCGTGGTTTCCATCGCTTTTTCTCTGGGAACCGTGGGCATGCTGTATCTATTGGGAAAAAGGTATTACGACCCGGCCACGGGGCTGGTAGCGGCGGCTATATTCTCAATTTTACCCATGTCGGTTTTTTACACACGCGCCTTCATGCCGGAATCGGCGATGCTGTTTTTTTCCGTCGCCATGCTTTATTCCTTTACCCGATGGCTGGATACCGGCACATGGAGAGACTTTTTCCTGGCGTCTCTGTTCACAACGCTCACTTTTCTGATCAAACTCCCCACCCTATACATGGGCGGCCCGCTGCTGTTTCTGGCCTGGTTGAAATTTGGAAAAACCATTTTCGCTCAATACAAACTATATCTGTTCGTCCTGCTCATCCTCGCACCGCCCTTGTTGTGGTATAGCCACATGGCGGATTTACACGCCCAGGCACATCAGGGCGAGAGCATCTGGCTGGGCAACGACAAATTGGCAAATCAGGGAATTCTTTTTGACTATAAATTTTATAAGCTGATTTTCTGGACCCGGCTGGTGGAAAAGATGTTTGCCTTCACGGCGTTCCCGTTTTTGGTCCTCGGGATGCTATCCAAAACAGAGCGCAAGGAACAATACCTGTTTCATGTCTGGTTTTTCTCGGTCTGCGCTTATTTTTTAATAGTGGCTGTGGGCAACCAGGTGCATGAATACTATCAACTTCCCATCATTCCTGTTGGCTCGGTTTTTGTCGGAATTTTTCTTGCAAAGTTTTTCAAGGCCCATCCGAATCCAGGAGCCTGGAAACGGGACATCAAGGTGGGACTGGTTTTGCTGATGATCGTCTTTATTCCCATTCATTCCATTTATAAATTAAATAAACGCTTGAATTTTAATCGGGACTACATGACCATCGGGGAAGTAATAAAAGAAAACAGCGGAGAAAATGACCGCATCCTGCTTCAGGATGTGGGCGCTAACAGACCGCAAACGTTTTATTACAGCGACCGAAAAGGCTGGACCCTGGGCTATCGTCAAAATTTAAGCCCAAAGGATATCGATCAATACATAGCTAACGGCGCGGCTTATTACGCCATGGCAAAAATTGATTTGGAAACTGTGAACAAGGAATTGTTCGATTACCTGTCAACCGCCCACCAGTTAGTCACCAGAGACTCACAACTCACTCTGTTCAAGCTAAACCGCCCGACTTCTTCTTATCAGTCCCCCTAA
- the dctP gene encoding TRAP transporter substrate-binding protein DctP has product MRKIFSYGLVLATAGFLLLSPGVSFAEGKKTRIKFATLAPEGSSWMKEIRRLADDVEKNTDGRVTFQFYPGGVSGDERDVIRKMRIGQIHAAGFTGVGLGEILPEVRVLDLPFLFNTDQEIQHVYEKMNGYFTDKFEENGYVLLGWVPVGWVHFFSTQEIHSVEDIKKTKPWMWEGDPLVEETYKALGVKPVPLSVTDVLMSLQTGLLDTIYASSQGALALQWFTKVKYMSQLRMGYATGAVLISKKKFDSLPEDCKPILKKLSEKYLKQLVQTIQKDNGSSIKIMQDNGVQLTELPEKKVIEEFHQAGAVTRKNLAGKLFSPKLLETVLNHLQEVK; this is encoded by the coding sequence ATGCGAAAGATATTTTCGTATGGCCTCGTCCTTGCGACCGCAGGGTTTCTGCTGTTGAGTCCTGGGGTGTCTTTCGCAGAGGGTAAAAAAACCCGTATCAAGTTTGCGACCCTGGCGCCTGAGGGATCTTCCTGGATGAAGGAAATTCGCCGACTGGCGGATGATGTGGAAAAAAATACGGATGGCCGCGTTACCTTCCAGTTTTATCCGGGGGGCGTCTCTGGAGATGAGAGAGATGTCATTCGCAAAATGCGGATTGGGCAGATTCATGCCGCCGGTTTTACGGGCGTAGGGTTGGGGGAGATCCTGCCGGAGGTGAGAGTCCTTGATTTGCCGTTTCTTTTTAATACGGATCAGGAGATTCAGCACGTCTACGAGAAAATGAACGGTTATTTTACCGATAAGTTTGAAGAAAATGGATATGTCCTTTTGGGCTGGGTGCCGGTGGGCTGGGTGCATTTTTTTTCCACTCAGGAAATTCATTCTGTTGAAGATATAAAAAAGACCAAACCCTGGATGTGGGAGGGGGACCCGCTTGTGGAAGAAACCTACAAGGCCCTCGGCGTAAAACCAGTGCCTCTGTCTGTGACCGATGTGTTGATGTCCCTGCAAACGGGACTGCTGGACACGATTTATGCTTCGTCTCAGGGAGCATTGGCCCTGCAATGGTTTACCAAAGTGAAGTACATGTCGCAGCTCAGGATGGGGTATGCAACCGGCGCGGTGTTGATTTCCAAAAAAAAATTTGACAGTCTTCCAGAGGATTGCAAACCGATTCTGAAAAAACTCAGTGAAAAATACCTCAAACAGTTGGTGCAAACCATCCAGAAGGACAATGGCAGTTCCATTAAAATCATGCAGGATAACGGAGTGCAGTTGACTGAGTTGCCGGAGAAAAAGGTCATTGAAGAATTTCATCAGGCCGGAGCCGTTACTAGAAAAAATCTTGCAGGTAAACTTTTTTCACCCAAACTCCTGGAGACCGTATTGAACCACCTACAAGAGGTAAAATAA
- a CDS encoding Do family serine endopeptidase: MNLKIVKLPFVLMLAGALLLPVSFGSNGKGYLEQAFALSSDTVPLASNIFVDIAKKQNPAVVNVSVKAKRQAQPSARQFQAPPPPSSPPGGGPDPFKDFYDRFFGQQRPEQRPKGGMGSGFIIDPEGFVLTNFHVVDGADEITVTLDDDKEHTATLIGADSKTDIALIKIVRKEGNTKPFPHLNLGDSENLEVGEWVMAIGNPFGLSHTVTVGVVSALSRNIGAGPYDEFIQTDASINPGNSGGPLINIKGDVIGINTAIISGNSGGNVGIGFAIPINIAKTILKDLKEKGSVTRGWLGVMIQKITPELAKSFGLKVAKGALVGDVIPEGPADKAGIKRGDVIVKFNKEDIDEIETLPKIVARTSPDSQVPVEVIRDGKRKVFNITIEVLKEGETQVAAKEDPVGLQVQDITPELMASLQLDSPDGVLVSDVAADGAAGEAGIRRGDVITEINRTPVNSVQDYDNVTSAVKKESTVLFLVRRGGTTIYVAVKMN, translated from the coding sequence ATGAATTTAAAGATTGTTAAACTCCCCTTTGTTTTGATGCTTGCGGGCGCATTGCTCTTGCCGGTTTCGTTTGGGAGCAATGGTAAAGGGTATTTAGAGCAGGCGTTTGCATTGAGTAGCGATACGGTCCCCCTGGCAAGTAACATATTTGTTGATATCGCCAAAAAGCAGAACCCGGCGGTGGTCAACGTGAGCGTCAAAGCCAAAAGACAAGCCCAACCGAGTGCCAGGCAATTTCAGGCTCCCCCTCCACCTTCTTCTCCTCCGGGAGGCGGTCCTGATCCTTTCAAGGATTTTTATGATCGTTTTTTCGGACAACAACGTCCGGAGCAACGGCCTAAAGGGGGTATGGGTTCCGGGTTCATCATTGATCCCGAGGGTTTTGTCCTCACCAATTTCCATGTGGTTGACGGAGCGGATGAAATCACCGTTACTCTGGATGATGATAAGGAGCACACCGCGACGTTGATTGGAGCCGATTCCAAAACCGATATTGCGTTGATCAAGATTGTAAGAAAAGAAGGCAACACCAAACCTTTCCCCCATTTGAATCTTGGAGATTCAGAGAACCTGGAAGTCGGGGAATGGGTCATGGCGATAGGCAATCCATTTGGCTTGAGCCATACGGTCACGGTAGGCGTGGTCAGCGCTCTCAGCCGGAACATCGGGGCCGGGCCTTATGACGAATTTATCCAGACCGATGCATCGATCAATCCTGGCAACAGCGGTGGGCCTTTGATCAATATCAAAGGCGATGTCATTGGCATCAATACCGCGATTATATCTGGCAATTCCGGCGGCAATGTCGGCATCGGTTTCGCCATTCCCATTAATATTGCCAAGACCATTCTCAAGGATCTGAAGGAAAAGGGCAGTGTGACGCGCGGGTGGCTGGGAGTCATGATCCAGAAAATCACTCCCGAATTGGCCAAGTCCTTTGGTCTGAAGGTTGCCAAAGGAGCTCTGGTGGGTGATGTGATTCCCGAGGGTCCTGCAGATAAAGCTGGAATCAAAAGAGGGGACGTCATCGTTAAATTCAATAAGGAAGATATCGATGAAATAGAAACCTTGCCAAAAATTGTGGCCAGGACCTCCCCCGACTCGCAGGTTCCCGTGGAAGTGATCCGCGATGGCAAAAGAAAAGTTTTCAATATCACCATCGAGGTTCTGAAAGAAGGAGAAACACAGGTCGCCGCCAAGGAAGATCCTGTGGGTCTGCAAGTTCAGGACATCACTCCAGAACTCATGGCGAGCCTTCAGTTGGATTCTCCAGATGGGGTTCTTGTTTCCGATGTAGCGGCTGATGGTGCTGCAGGAGAAGCGGGAATCCGTAGAGGCGATGTGATAACAGAAATCAACCGAACTCCTGTTAATTCTGTTCAGGATTACGATAACGTCACTTCTGCGGTAAAAAAAGAAAGCACGGTGTTGTTTCTTGTCCGCAGAGGAGGAACCACGATCTATGTGGCTGTTAAAATGAACTAG
- a CDS encoding DnaA/Hda family protein gives MSETSPFSRQLILDFPSRPEFKFSNFVISEGSRFAYEVARQITSDAPLSYSTLYLYGDRNLGKTHLLMAIGNHISETQPDKKVIFLNGQEFVRKIGEKNSEEVTQTLRLLLEADYFLLDDADFLAKQPIAQEKLYHIYNTLQENNKKAVFAGLHSPEKLAATEPYLKSRFLWGMTAEIKPIDDTTTAKILTKLGNDIGLNIPEKTINYLLTHIPRDFLSIKNSVEKINQESFLRKRKVSIPLAKEALNRP, from the coding sequence ATGTCTGAAACGAGTCCTTTCTCAAGGCAACTCATTCTGGATTTCCCTTCGCGTCCTGAATTCAAGTTTTCCAACTTTGTGATATCGGAAGGATCCCGGTTCGCCTACGAAGTGGCCCGGCAAATCACATCGGACGCCCCGCTCTCCTACAGCACGCTTTACCTGTACGGAGACCGCAACCTGGGAAAGACGCATCTGCTGATGGCCATCGGCAATCATATTTCGGAAACTCAGCCCGACAAAAAAGTGATTTTTCTTAATGGGCAGGAATTCGTGCGCAAAATTGGAGAGAAAAACTCCGAGGAAGTCACGCAAACGCTCCGCCTATTACTGGAAGCGGACTATTTTCTGCTGGACGATGCCGATTTCCTGGCAAAACAACCCATAGCCCAGGAAAAGCTTTACCATATTTACAACACCTTGCAGGAAAATAATAAAAAAGCAGTTTTCGCCGGACTGCACAGTCCGGAAAAGCTCGCCGCCACCGAACCCTACCTGAAATCCAGATTTCTGTGGGGCATGACGGCGGAAATCAAACCGATAGACGACACGACGACGGCGAAAATACTCACCAAGCTTGGCAATGATATCGGACTGAACATTCCAGAAAAAACCATAAACTACCTGCTGACTCACATCCCCAGAGATTTTTTGTCCATCAAAAACTCCGTGGAAAAAATAAATCAGGAATCTTTCCTGCGTAAAAGGAAAGTTTCCATTCCTCTAGCCAAAGAGGCTCTAAACCGTCCCTAA
- a CDS encoding phosphatase PAP2 family protein, with protein MAKRTRKRASVQKVSTSPNEQYSPKLNTDYFLGILSDTKYILLSPLQWNTSDWLKASLVLGVTGAFFALDDEIRDFAQDKRSATTDDVAAVLEPFGNGGYTFPGLVAFYVYGHFAKNDKAKRVALLSVESFAVTGIFTFALKFSSGRTRPGSAENSREWSGFDFDNVSFPSGHTSSAFSIATVIASEYDDKPLVAPIAYSVAALTGLSRINDNKHWASDIFLGGALGYFVSKTILKLHSDKKGRHYTIYPRVSKKEVGLDFAMRF; from the coding sequence TTGGCGAAAAGGACAAGAAAGAGGGCATCGGTCCAAAAAGTTTCCACCTCCCCCAACGAACAATACAGCCCGAAGTTAAACACGGATTACTTTCTAGGCATCCTTTCCGACACGAAATATATTTTGCTTTCCCCCCTGCAGTGGAATACCTCCGACTGGCTCAAAGCCTCTCTGGTTCTGGGGGTCACGGGGGCTTTCTTTGCGCTTGATGACGAGATTCGGGATTTTGCCCAGGATAAACGCAGTGCGACTACCGATGATGTTGCGGCAGTGCTTGAACCTTTTGGCAACGGGGGGTATACCTTTCCCGGTTTGGTGGCCTTTTATGTGTATGGTCATTTTGCGAAAAATGATAAAGCCAAACGGGTTGCCCTGTTGAGTGTGGAAAGTTTCGCGGTGACCGGAATATTCACTTTTGCACTGAAATTTTCCTCAGGCAGAACCCGTCCCGGTTCAGCCGAGAACTCGCGTGAATGGAGCGGGTTTGATTTCGACAACGTTTCGTTTCCTTCCGGGCACACATCCTCTGCATTTTCCATCGCCACCGTCATCGCTTCCGAATACGATGACAAGCCGCTGGTTGCCCCAATCGCATACAGCGTGGCCGCTTTAACAGGGTTGTCGAGAATCAACGACAACAAGCACTGGGCTTCCGATATATTTTTAGGTGGTGCCCTGGGTTATTTTGTCTCGAAGACCATTCTGAAACTGCACAGCGACAAAAAAGGCAGGCATTATACCATTTATCCCAGAGTTTCGAAGAAGGAAGTCGGCCTGGATTTTGCGATGCGGTTTTAG
- a CDS encoding fatty acid CoA ligase family protein, whose amino-acid sequence MKASQLNIATLLDQVARENPKTPAVIVPWQKRKISFQELHEDSNRLASGLIRIGIAKGDRVLLLVPFSIEFITLTFALLKAGAVAVLIDPGLGRKNMLQCIKQAQAKGMIAIPKAFAARKLFPKPFQDIEISVTVGRRWFWGGNTLDQIRKLGAEDIPPAEINENDPAAILFTSGSTGPSKGVLYTHSMFLHQVEVLRSSFGIQPGEIDLPTFPLFGLFDPLLGMICVLPEMDFTQPASVNPEKLIKLIKKFAITNSFGSPALWDTVSRHCIDQKITLPSIKRILMAGAPVPGTLIQRFDQILEDSAEIHTPYGATEALPVTSIERKTILGETWGKTQQGLGLCVGHPVPCMQLKIIKITDDSIPFWSPDLEQPAYEVGEVAVQSPWVTRKYFNPLSPANELAKIADGDNFWHRMGDLGWLDEQGRVWFCGRKSQRVITKSKTLYTIPCEAIFNQHPRVRRSALVGVGEQGLQEPVMVIEPEDTKLTPDSKETKALMQELLERGKQYPHTEEIKFFLIHPNFPVDIRHNAKIFREQLATWAEEKITE is encoded by the coding sequence ATGAAGGCTTCGCAGTTGAATATCGCCACTCTGTTGGATCAGGTCGCTCGGGAAAACCCGAAAACGCCAGCAGTCATCGTTCCCTGGCAAAAACGCAAAATCAGTTTCCAGGAACTTCACGAGGACAGTAATCGTCTGGCCTCGGGACTGATCCGCATAGGAATTGCCAAAGGCGACCGGGTGCTTTTGCTCGTTCCCTTCAGTATCGAATTCATCACCCTGACATTCGCCCTGCTTAAAGCCGGAGCGGTTGCCGTATTGATCGACCCCGGTCTGGGACGGAAAAACATGCTGCAATGCATCAAGCAAGCTCAGGCCAAGGGAATGATCGCCATCCCGAAAGCCTTTGCCGCAAGAAAATTATTTCCCAAGCCGTTTCAGGACATCGAAATATCCGTCACCGTGGGCCGCCGCTGGTTTTGGGGCGGAAACACATTGGACCAGATAAGAAAGCTGGGCGCAGAAGATATCCCGCCTGCGGAAATCAACGAAAATGATCCCGCCGCCATACTTTTTACCAGCGGCAGCACCGGGCCGTCTAAAGGCGTTTTGTACACCCACAGCATGTTTCTTCATCAGGTCGAGGTTTTACGATCATCCTTTGGGATTCAACCGGGGGAAATCGATTTACCGACGTTCCCGCTCTTCGGTCTGTTCGACCCCTTACTGGGGATGATCTGTGTGCTGCCAGAAATGGACTTCACCCAACCCGCCAGCGTGAACCCGGAAAAATTGATAAAACTCATAAAGAAATTCGCCATCACCAATAGTTTCGGTTCTCCCGCACTGTGGGACACAGTGAGTCGGCACTGCATCGACCAGAAAATCACTCTGCCTTCTATCAAACGAATTTTGATGGCCGGGGCTCCCGTACCCGGAACCTTGATCCAACGGTTTGATCAAATTCTAGAGGACAGCGCGGAAATCCATACCCCTTATGGAGCAACGGAAGCCCTGCCGGTCACCTCAATAGAAAGAAAAACCATTCTCGGCGAAACCTGGGGGAAAACCCAACAGGGCCTGGGCCTTTGCGTTGGGCATCCGGTTCCTTGCATGCAACTTAAAATTATAAAAATCACCGATGATTCCATCCCGTTTTGGAGTCCTGATCTAGAACAACCTGCCTATGAAGTGGGTGAAGTTGCAGTTCAGAGCCCCTGGGTCACCCGGAAATATTTTAATCCCCTGAGTCCCGCCAATGAACTCGCAAAAATTGCCGATGGGGACAACTTCTGGCATAGAATGGGAGACTTGGGTTGGCTGGACGAACAAGGCCGTGTGTGGTTCTGCGGCAGGAAAAGCCAACGCGTGATAACCAAGAGCAAAACTCTTTACACCATCCCCTGCGAAGCCATTTTCAATCAGCACCCCAGGGTCAGGCGTTCGGCCCTTGTCGGGGTGGGAGAACAGGGCCTGCAAGAACCTGTCATGGTGATAGAACCTGAGGACACCAAGCTCACCCCGGATTCCAAAGAGACGAAAGCTCTCATGCAAGAACTTCTCGAACGGGGAAAACAGTACCCGCACACGGAGGAAATTAAGTTCTTCCTTATTCATCCCAATTTTCCCGTGGATATCCGCCACAACGCGAAAATCTTCCGTGAGCAACTGGCAACCTGGGCCGAGGAAAAAATAACCGAATGA